A single window of Anomaloglossus baeobatrachus isolate aAnoBae1 chromosome 9, aAnoBae1.hap1, whole genome shotgun sequence DNA harbors:
- the LOC142251885 gene encoding microtubule-associated serine/threonine-protein kinase 2-like → MEDLWTGGQWGVILYQFLVGSPPFVGDSEESVFCRIVSEDVNWTCDPAPPPDARTLITALLRKDPEERLGTEGAFEIKEHPFLRDLDFDDLLSQEPEYVPQMKSDVDTSVFLNHGDSHMDMVSQDEDNDSPDYQNFTTSSQRLVKLCTTTTETKTNDDAKSPPECSPEGTPECSPEGTPECSPEGTPECSPEEFPAKINQSLEEEKPEKKEKGKKETRLHLPPDPIFLPARIIQGCSRICLLWLFLYSHVKCVRPRHPAP, encoded by the exons ATGGAAGACCTGTGGACTGGTGGGCAATGGGGGGTCATCCTGTATCAGTTTCTTGTGGGATCTCCCCCATTTGTCGGGGATTCAGAAGAAAGTGTTTTTTGCAGAATTGTCAGTG AAGACGTAAATTGGACGTGTGATCCCGCTCCTCCCCCCGATGCCAGGACCCTCATCACTGCGCTGCTCAGGAAGGACCctgaagagaggctggggacag AAGGAGCATTTGAGATCAAGGAGCATCCATTCCTGAGGGACTTAGACTTTGACGACCTTCTAAGTCAGGAGCCGGAGTACGTTCCTCAGATGAAGTCAGACGTGGACACCAGCGTCTTCCTCA ATCACGGTGATTCACACATGGACATGGTGTCACAGGATGAGGACAATGACAGCCCCGACTACCAAAACTTCACAACATCGTCTCAAAGGCTTGTGAAA CTTTGTACTACCACAACAGAGACGAAGACCAATGATGACGCCAAGTCACCTCCAGAGTGCTCCCCAGAGGGTACGCCAGAATGCTCCCCAGAGGGTACGCCAGAATGCTCCCCAGAGGGTACGCCAGAATGCTCCCCAGAGG AATTTCCAGCTAAAATAAATCAGAGTCTAGAAGAAGAAaaaccagaaaaaaaagaaaaagggaagaAAGAAACGAG GCTCCATCTTCCGCCGGATCCTATCTTCCTGCCGGCGCGGATTATCCAGGGCTGCTCGCGCATTTGTCTGTTGTGGCTGTTCCTCTACAGCCATGTAAAATGCGTGAGACCTCGGCATCCAGCGCCCTGA